One part of the Nocardioides zeae genome encodes these proteins:
- a CDS encoding LLM class flavin-dependent oxidoreductase — MSETTAARPRLSVLDLVPVRRGQSTGDALAASRSLARVADATGYERYWVAEHHNMPAVAATNPPVIIAMLAAATERIRVGSGGVMLPNHAPLAVAEQFALLEAAHPGRIDLGIGRAPGSDPVTSFALRHGGPAGGDDEAVARFAEHVGNVVAMMSPAGVGLQLQGRTHELRATPVATSVPQLWLLGSSDYSAHLAAQKGLPYVFAHHFSGEGTERALEIYRREFRPSEALEAPRTFLTVNAAVAGTEDEARRRARPQQLMMLALRTGAPLGPQLSVEEAAAVELPPSHQEFVDAMLATWVVGDAAAARTQVAALAATYGVDEVMVHPVDGATDGTPTSASPAREETLRLLAAV; from the coding sequence ATGTCCGAGACCACTGCCGCCCGCCCCCGCCTGTCCGTCCTCGACCTCGTGCCGGTACGGCGCGGGCAGTCCACCGGCGACGCCCTCGCCGCCTCCCGCTCGCTCGCCCGGGTGGCGGACGCCACCGGGTACGAGCGCTACTGGGTGGCGGAGCACCACAACATGCCGGCGGTCGCGGCCACCAACCCGCCCGTCATCATCGCGATGCTGGCGGCGGCCACGGAGCGGATCCGGGTGGGGTCCGGCGGCGTGATGCTGCCCAACCACGCGCCGCTCGCCGTGGCCGAGCAGTTCGCGCTGCTGGAGGCGGCCCACCCGGGGCGGATCGACCTGGGGATCGGACGCGCGCCGGGCTCCGACCCCGTGACGAGCTTCGCGCTGCGGCACGGCGGCCCCGCGGGCGGTGACGACGAGGCGGTCGCGCGCTTCGCCGAGCACGTGGGCAACGTCGTCGCGATGATGTCGCCCGCCGGTGTCGGCCTGCAGCTGCAGGGGCGCACCCACGAGCTCCGTGCCACGCCGGTCGCGACCTCGGTGCCGCAGCTGTGGCTGCTCGGCTCCTCGGACTACTCGGCGCACCTGGCGGCCCAGAAGGGCCTGCCCTACGTGTTCGCCCACCACTTCTCCGGCGAGGGGACGGAGCGCGCCCTGGAGATCTACCGCCGGGAGTTCCGGCCCTCCGAGGCGCTCGAGGCGCCCCGCACCTTCCTCACCGTGAACGCCGCGGTGGCGGGCACGGAGGACGAGGCGCGTCGACGGGCCCGGCCGCAGCAGCTGATGATGCTCGCACTGCGCACCGGGGCACCGCTGGGTCCCCAGCTGAGCGTGGAGGAGGCGGCGGCGGTCGAGCTGCCCCCGTCGCACCAGGAGTTCGTCGACGCCATGCTCGCGACGTGGGTCGTCGGTGACGCCGCGGCCGCGCGCACCCAGGTGGCGGCGCTGGCCGCGACGTACGGGGTGGACGAGGTGATGGTCCACCCGGTCGACGGGGCGACGGACGGCACGCCGACCAGCGCGTCGCCGGCGCGCGAGGAGACGCTGCGGCTCCTCGCCGCGGTCTGA
- a CDS encoding PP2C family protein-serine/threonine phosphatase: MTDTGSRPLGADLDADLEADLDADLRATVLLEREALQQHLGEVLGAVHRPARALELTVDTFVDHAVDFAQVALHSHQGWMSVGRTRGHDLVGERDRPIGRRQAEAVRDVLSRQAPEHWLLPPETPEREAMLTQLLGESPLVAQLAQLDAASVLSLPLVARGRGIGLLTLARARGRDLTADDVLFLEDVAQRLAVALDVTIVVADNRHAASTLRTALLPPPLPASAGLDVASYNRVAQEEVTVGGDFIDLHGAETDLTLLLGDAVGKGVGAAVAAKRIRTSVRTAALVDRSPDRVLTLTNQVLVHEAESPVESFATAVCGRLRRQDDGSFEVTLSNAGHPPPIILRREGTLEYVESHGPALGIFEDAEFGRSVHRLEPGDTLICYTDGITEARGRIDMFGEDGIATALAGLGGAPSSAVVERLAMSVSSFLGPDSLDRDDAAIVALQPSVSA, encoded by the coding sequence GTGACCGACACCGGGAGCCGACCCCTCGGCGCCGACCTCGACGCCGACCTCGAGGCCGACCTCGACGCCGACCTCCGGGCCACCGTGCTCCTCGAGCGCGAGGCCCTCCAGCAGCACCTGGGCGAGGTGCTCGGCGCGGTGCACCGCCCCGCGCGGGCCCTCGAGCTGACGGTCGACACCTTCGTGGACCACGCGGTCGACTTCGCCCAGGTCGCCCTCCACAGCCACCAGGGCTGGATGTCGGTCGGCCGCACCCGTGGCCACGACCTCGTCGGCGAGCGCGACCGACCGATCGGCCGCCGCCAGGCGGAGGCCGTGCGGGACGTCCTGTCCCGCCAGGCGCCCGAGCACTGGCTCCTGCCGCCCGAGACGCCCGAGCGCGAGGCCATGCTGACGCAGCTGCTCGGTGAGAGCCCGCTCGTGGCCCAGCTGGCGCAGCTGGACGCCGCCTCCGTGCTGAGCCTGCCGCTGGTGGCGCGCGGGCGGGGCATCGGCCTGCTGACCCTCGCCCGTGCGCGGGGCCGCGACCTGACCGCCGACGACGTGCTGTTCCTCGAGGACGTGGCCCAGCGGCTCGCCGTCGCCCTCGACGTCACCATCGTCGTCGCCGACAACCGGCACGCGGCGAGCACGCTGCGCACGGCGCTGCTCCCGCCGCCGCTGCCGGCGAGCGCGGGGCTCGACGTCGCGTCGTACAACCGCGTGGCGCAGGAGGAGGTGACCGTCGGCGGCGACTTCATCGACCTCCACGGCGCCGAGACCGACCTGACCCTCCTGCTCGGCGACGCCGTGGGCAAGGGCGTCGGCGCAGCGGTCGCCGCGAAGCGGATCCGCACGTCGGTGCGCACCGCCGCCCTCGTCGACCGCTCCCCCGACCGGGTCCTCACCCTGACGAACCAGGTGCTGGTGCACGAGGCCGAGTCGCCCGTCGAGAGCTTCGCCACGGCGGTGTGCGGGCGACTGCGGCGCCAGGACGACGGCTCGTTCGAGGTCACCCTCAGCAACGCCGGCCACCCGCCGCCGATCATCCTGCGACGCGAGGGCACGCTGGAGTACGTCGAGTCCCACGGCCCGGCCCTCGGCATCTTCGAGGACGCGGAGTTCGGCCGGTCGGTGCACCGGCTCGAGCCGGGCGACACCCTCATCTGCTACACCGACGGCATCACCGAGGCCCGCGGACGGATCGACATGTTCGGTGAGGACGGGATCGCCACCGCCCTCGCCGGGCTCGGCGGCGCCCCCAGCAGCGCGGTCGTCGAGCGCCTGGCCATGAGCGTCTCGTCGTTCCTGGGACCCGACTCCCTCGACCGGGACGACGCCGCGATCGTCGCGCTGCAGCCGTCCGTGTCGGCCTGA
- the truA gene encoding tRNA pseudouridine(38-40) synthase TruA: protein MRLRIDLAYDGTDFHGWATQPTLRTVQGELERGLATVLRLPEPVSVVVAGRTDAGVHARGQVVHVDLDDERVAASASRGVTDPVPALTRKLNGVLPPDVRVHRTGLAPVGFDARFSAVWRRYAYRIADRTEVVDPLERRHVLAWGQPVDEALMNAASADLVGEQDFAAFCKKRPGATTIRTLLDLHWVRRGDGLLEGTIRADAFCHNMVRALVGCLLAVGEGRRSPGWARDVLLAGVRDPSVQVVHAHGLVLEEVGYPDDAALALRAEETRKVRTRD from the coding sequence GTGCGCCTGCGGATCGACCTCGCCTACGACGGCACCGACTTCCACGGCTGGGCCACCCAGCCGACGCTGCGCACCGTGCAGGGCGAGCTCGAGCGGGGCCTGGCGACCGTGCTGCGCCTGCCGGAGCCGGTCTCGGTGGTCGTCGCCGGCCGCACCGACGCCGGGGTGCACGCGCGGGGCCAGGTGGTGCACGTCGACCTCGACGACGAGCGGGTCGCCGCGTCGGCGAGCCGGGGTGTCACCGACCCCGTCCCTGCCCTGACCCGCAAGCTCAACGGGGTGCTGCCGCCCGACGTCCGGGTCCACCGCACGGGCCTCGCCCCCGTGGGCTTCGACGCGCGGTTCTCGGCGGTGTGGCGCCGTTACGCCTACCGCATCGCCGACCGCACCGAGGTGGTCGACCCGCTCGAGCGGCGGCACGTGCTGGCCTGGGGGCAGCCCGTGGACGAGGCGCTCATGAACGCCGCCTCCGCCGACCTCGTCGGCGAGCAGGACTTCGCCGCCTTCTGCAAGAAGCGCCCGGGCGCCACGACGATCCGCACCCTGCTGGACCTGCACTGGGTACGCCGCGGGGACGGCCTCCTCGAGGGCACCATCCGGGCCGACGCGTTCTGCCACAACATGGTGCGTGCCCTCGTCGGGTGCCTGCTGGCCGTGGGGGAGGGCCGGCGATCGCCGGGCTGGGCGCGCGACGTGCTCCTCGCCGGCGTGCGGGACCCGTCGGTGCAGGTCGTGCACGCGCACGGCCTGGTGCTCGAGGAGGTCGGCTACCCCGACGACGCCGCGCTCGCGCTGCGCGCGGAGGAGACCCGGAAGGTGCGCACCCGTGACTGA
- the rpmJ gene encoding 50S ribosomal protein L36, which yields MKVKPSVKPICDKCKVIRRHSRVMVICENPRHKQRQG from the coding sequence GTGAAGGTCAAGCCGAGCGTCAAGCCCATCTGTGACAAGTGCAAGGTGATCCGTCGCCACTCGCGCGTCATGGTCATCTGCGAGAACCCGCGTCACAAGCAGCGCCAGGGCTGA
- the rpsK gene encoding 30S ribosomal protein S11 codes for MPPKGRAAAGAKKVRRKEKKNVAAGEAHIKSTFNNTIVTITDPTGAVISWASAGTVGFKGSRKSTPYAAQMAAEAAGRRAMEHGMKKIDVFVKGPGSGRETAIRSLGAIGLEVGTIQDVTPQPHNGCRPPKRRRV; via the coding sequence ATGCCCCCCAAGGGACGCGCTGCGGCTGGCGCCAAGAAGGTGCGCCGCAAGGAGAAGAAGAACGTCGCCGCCGGCGAGGCTCACATCAAGAGCACGTTCAACAACACCATCGTCACCATCACGGACCCCACCGGTGCCGTGATCTCGTGGGCCTCCGCCGGCACCGTCGGCTTCAAGGGCTCGCGCAAGTCCACGCCGTACGCCGCGCAGATGGCCGCCGAGGCCGCTGGTCGTCGGGCGATGGAGCACGGCATGAAGAAGATCGACGTCTTCGTGAAGGGCCCGGGCTCGGGCCGCGAGACGGCGATCCGCTCGCTGGGTGCGATCGGCCTCGAGGTCGGCACCATCCAGGACGTCACGCCGCAGCCCCACAACGGATGCCGGCCGCCCAAGCGCCGCCGCGTCTGA
- a CDS encoding PfkB family carbohydrate kinase → MAQEQQVALVVGEALVDVVRRTDGGTDERAGGSAANVAVALARLGRPTWFATAMADDRYGAILAAHIGRDGVRLAADPETIERTSSAVATIAADGAASYEFDLEWRLGDVAVGEGVPGWVHVCSIAAVLPPGYEDVLAVVRRERSRALVSYDVNARPAITGTGPEVVARVEALVAASDVVKASDEDLAALWPALTESDAVARLLELGARLVVVTRGAAGAECHRTDLVAGVPAVTDLGVVDTIGAGDTLAAAFVDALWDLGVVGAEARERLDDLAPEEVGAALAWAVRAAALTVSRPGADPPYLAEVGPRDRS, encoded by the coding sequence GTGGCACAGGAGCAGCAGGTGGCGCTGGTGGTGGGCGAGGCCCTCGTGGACGTGGTGCGTCGCACCGACGGGGGCACCGACGAGCGGGCCGGTGGGAGCGCGGCCAACGTCGCCGTCGCGCTGGCGCGGCTCGGCCGCCCGACGTGGTTCGCCACCGCGATGGCGGACGACCGGTACGGCGCCATCCTCGCCGCCCACATCGGGCGCGACGGCGTGCGGCTGGCCGCCGATCCCGAGACGATCGAGCGCACCTCGTCGGCGGTCGCGACCATCGCGGCCGACGGTGCCGCGTCGTACGAGTTCGACCTCGAGTGGCGCCTCGGTGACGTCGCCGTGGGGGAGGGCGTGCCCGGCTGGGTGCACGTCTGCTCGATCGCGGCGGTCCTGCCCCCGGGGTACGAGGACGTCCTCGCCGTCGTGCGGCGGGAGCGGTCGCGCGCGCTGGTGAGCTACGACGTCAACGCCCGGCCCGCCATCACGGGGACGGGGCCCGAGGTCGTCGCGCGGGTCGAGGCGCTGGTGGCCGCGTCCGACGTCGTGAAGGCCTCCGACGAGGACCTGGCGGCGCTGTGGCCGGCGCTGACGGAGAGCGACGCCGTCGCGCGGCTCCTCGAGCTGGGCGCCCGGCTGGTCGTCGTCACGCGCGGCGCGGCCGGCGCGGAGTGCCACCGGACCGACCTCGTGGCCGGGGTCCCGGCCGTGACCGACCTCGGCGTCGTCGACACGATCGGTGCCGGCGACACCCTCGCCGCCGCGTTCGTCGACGCGCTCTGGGACCTCGGTGTCGTGGGGGCGGAGGCCCGGGAACGGCTCGACGACCTGGCGCCGGAGGAGGTCGGGGCGGCCCTCGCGTGGGCGGTCCGCGCCGCGGCGCTGACGGTGTCGCGGCCGGGGGCGGACCCGCCGTACCTCGCCGAGGTCGGCCCGCGCGACCGCTCGTAG
- a CDS encoding Ppx/GppA phosphatase family protein encodes MIAAVDCGTNTIKLFVGTPPHAVVRTSRMVRLGEGVDRTGRLDDAAVQRAFAALDEYAAIIAAHDVERIRFCATSATRDASNADVFRAGVMERLGVEPEVLSGAEEAALSFGGAVAHLRHEPRLPVLVVDIGGGSTELVRGDRDAEGVLAPTGAHSMDVGSVRLHERHLAADPPTAAEVERLLADVDAALDASPVDVAGVAQVVCVAGTALTVGAGALGLPTFDPVLLDQAVVPRDAVRTEVERLLALSVEERRGLGYVHPGRADVIGAGALILDRVLERAGVDELTLSVADILDGIAASLVD; translated from the coding sequence GTGATCGCCGCCGTCGACTGCGGCACCAACACCATCAAGCTCTTCGTCGGCACGCCGCCGCACGCCGTGGTGCGCACGTCGCGGATGGTGCGTCTCGGCGAGGGCGTCGACCGCACGGGCCGGCTGGACGACGCCGCCGTGCAGCGCGCCTTCGCGGCGCTCGACGAGTACGCCGCGATCATCGCCGCCCACGACGTGGAGCGCATCCGGTTCTGCGCCACGTCGGCCACCCGCGACGCCTCCAACGCCGACGTGTTCCGCGCCGGGGTGATGGAGCGCCTCGGCGTCGAGCCGGAGGTGCTGAGCGGAGCGGAGGAGGCGGCCCTGTCCTTCGGCGGCGCGGTGGCCCACCTGCGCCACGAGCCCCGGCTCCCCGTCCTGGTCGTCGACATCGGCGGGGGTTCGACCGAGCTGGTGCGCGGCGACCGGGACGCCGAGGGCGTGCTCGCGCCGACGGGCGCGCACTCGATGGACGTCGGGTCGGTGCGCCTGCACGAGCGGCACCTGGCCGCCGACCCGCCGACCGCCGCGGAGGTGGAGCGGCTCCTCGCCGACGTCGACGCCGCGCTCGACGCGAGCCCGGTCGACGTCGCGGGTGTCGCCCAGGTCGTCTGCGTGGCCGGCACGGCCCTGACCGTGGGGGCCGGCGCGCTCGGGCTGCCGACGTTCGACCCGGTGCTGCTGGACCAGGCGGTCGTGCCGCGGGACGCCGTGCGGACCGAGGTCGAGCGCCTGCTCGCCCTGTCGGTCGAGGAGCGCCGTGGCCTGGGCTACGTGCACCCCGGTCGCGCCGACGTCATCGGTGCCGGGGCGCTCATCCTCGACCGGGTGCTCGAGCGCGCGGGCGTCGACGAGCTCACGCTGTCGGTCGCCGACATCCTCGACGGGATCGCCGCCTCGCTCGTCGACTGA
- the infA gene encoding translation initiation factor IF-1, with product MAKKEGVIEIEGSVIEALPNAMFRVELSNGHKVLAHISGKMRQHYIRILPEDRVVVELSPYDLTRGRIVYRYK from the coding sequence ATGGCCAAGAAGGAAGGCGTCATCGAGATCGAGGGCTCCGTCATCGAGGCTCTCCCGAACGCGATGTTCCGCGTGGAGCTGAGCAACGGGCACAAGGTTCTCGCGCACATCAGCGGCAAGATGCGCCAGCACTACATCCGGATCCTCCCCGAGGACCGCGTGGTGGTGGAGCTGTCGCCGTACGACCTGACCCGCGGCCGCATCGTCTACCGCTACAAGTGA
- a CDS encoding GntR family transcriptional regulator has product MTIQPPDPTSATPPFEQLRAQVAALVAGGDLAAGERLPTVRGLAEQLGLAAGTVARVYRELEADGVVETRGRAGTFVAESAAAGEGDVGAAAATYAAAARRAGLTRAEAHNALDRAWP; this is encoded by the coding sequence GTGACGATCCAGCCGCCCGACCCCACGTCGGCCACGCCCCCGTTCGAGCAGCTGCGGGCCCAGGTGGCGGCCCTCGTCGCCGGGGGCGACCTCGCCGCCGGGGAACGCCTGCCGACCGTGCGCGGTCTCGCCGAGCAGCTCGGCCTCGCCGCGGGCACCGTCGCCCGGGTCTACCGGGAGCTGGAGGCCGACGGCGTCGTCGAGACCCGCGGCCGGGCGGGCACGTTCGTGGCCGAGTCTGCCGCCGCAGGCGAGGGTGACGTCGGAGCGGCGGCCGCGACGTACGCCGCCGCCGCCCGCCGCGCCGGCCTCACCCGCGCCGAGGCGCACAACGCGCTCGACCGCGCCTGGCCCTGA
- a CDS encoding glycine cleavage system protein R — protein MTQHAITVLGHDRPGIIAQATAVLADLGLNIEDTSMTLLRGHFAMTLICAGGATERRIADALAPLAEDGSLTVTVREVSGEHAAGAGGVPHVLTVHGGDRPGIVSGVVAVVAGVGGNVTDLTTRLSGDLYVLLAEVDLPAGVDVEALRAALTDEAARLGVGVTLRAAEADEL, from the coding sequence GTGACGCAGCACGCCATCACCGTCCTCGGCCACGACCGCCCCGGCATCATCGCGCAGGCCACGGCGGTCCTCGCCGACCTCGGCCTCAACATCGAGGACACCTCGATGACCCTGCTCCGCGGCCACTTCGCGATGACCCTCATCTGCGCCGGCGGCGCCACCGAGCGGCGGATCGCCGACGCGCTCGCCCCGCTCGCGGAGGACGGCTCGCTGACCGTCACGGTGCGCGAGGTGTCGGGCGAGCACGCGGCCGGTGCGGGCGGCGTGCCGCACGTGCTGACCGTCCACGGTGGCGACCGTCCCGGCATCGTGTCCGGCGTGGTGGCCGTCGTCGCCGGCGTCGGCGGCAACGTCACCGACCTCACGACCCGGCTCTCGGGGGACCTCTACGTCCTCCTCGCCGAGGTCGACCTGCCCGCGGGCGTGGACGTCGAGGCGCTCCGTGCCGCCCTGACGGACGAGGCCGCCCGGCTCGGGGTCGGCGTCACCCTGCGCGCCGCGGAGGCCGACGAGCTGTGA
- the rpsD gene encoding 30S ribosomal protein S4, with amino-acid sequence MARYTGPMTKKSRRLGVDLVGGDAAFERRPYPPGMHGRARVKESEYRAQLQEKQKARISYGVLERQFYNYYVEASRRTGKTGDNLLQLLECRLDNVVYRAGFARTRRHARQLVSHGHFLVNGKKVNIPSYQVAQYDVIDVREKSLETTPFIVARETHGERVVPAWLEAVPSRMRILVHSRPVRAQIDVPVQEQLIVEFYSKK; translated from the coding sequence ATGGCCCGTTACACCGGCCCCATGACCAAGAAGTCGCGCCGTCTCGGTGTCGACCTCGTCGGTGGCGACGCCGCGTTCGAGCGTCGCCCCTACCCGCCCGGCATGCACGGCCGCGCGCGGGTGAAGGAGAGCGAGTACCGCGCCCAGCTGCAGGAGAAGCAGAAGGCGCGCATCAGCTACGGCGTGCTCGAGCGCCAGTTCTACAACTACTACGTCGAGGCGTCGCGCCGCACGGGCAAGACGGGCGACAACCTGCTCCAGCTCCTGGAGTGCCGTCTCGACAACGTGGTCTACCGCGCCGGGTTCGCCCGCACGCGTCGCCACGCCCGCCAGCTCGTGAGCCACGGCCACTTCCTGGTGAACGGCAAGAAGGTCAACATCCCGAGCTACCAGGTGGCGCAGTACGACGTCATCGACGTGCGGGAGAAGTCGCTCGAGACGACGCCGTTCATCGTCGCGCGCGAGACCCACGGCGAGCGCGTCGTCCCGGCGTGGCTCGAGGCCGTCCCGAGCCGCATGCGGATCCTGGTGCACTCGCGCCCGGTCCGTGCGCAGATTGACGTGCCCGTCCAGGAGCAGCTGATCGTGGAGTTCTACTCCAAGAAGTGA
- a CDS encoding peptide deformylase — translation MSQTPEGAVSQVDARVAGWSETELGVEGRVLDVVRAPAAVLSTDGERVDPTAPETVQLAADLVATMRVSPGCVGLAAPQVGVGVKVFCVDVSAHPKTRDHHGTFVLCNAEVVTSSRNEKAREGCMSVPDLTGDVKRPSRIVVRGQLPGTGEEVEVTANAFEARALQHEIDHCDGFLFLDKVAGAHAIYQRKTYL, via the coding sequence GTGAGCCAGACCCCCGAGGGCGCCGTGAGCCAGGTCGACGCCCGGGTCGCGGGCTGGAGCGAGACCGAGCTCGGCGTCGAGGGCCGGGTGCTCGACGTCGTGCGCGCGCCGGCCGCCGTGCTGTCCACCGACGGCGAGCGCGTCGACCCCACCGCGCCCGAGACCGTGCAGCTCGCGGCCGACCTCGTCGCCACGATGCGCGTCAGCCCGGGATGCGTCGGGCTCGCCGCCCCCCAGGTCGGCGTCGGCGTGAAGGTCTTCTGCGTCGACGTGTCCGCGCACCCCAAGACCCGCGACCACCACGGCACCTTCGTGCTGTGCAACGCCGAGGTCGTCACCTCGAGCCGCAACGAGAAGGCCCGCGAGGGCTGCATGTCGGTGCCCGACCTCACCGGTGACGTGAAGCGGCCCTCGCGCATCGTCGTGCGCGGGCAGCTCCCCGGCACCGGCGAGGAGGTCGAGGTGACCGCCAACGCCTTCGAGGCCCGGGCCCTGCAGCACGAGATCGACCACTGCGACGGCTTCCTCTTCCTCGACAAGGTCGCCGGCGCCCACGCGATCTACCAGCGCAAGACCTACCTGTAG
- a CDS encoding DNA-directed RNA polymerase subunit alpha, which translates to MLIAQRPTLDENAAGDYRSRFVIEPLEPGFGYTLGNSLRRTLLSSIPGAAVTSIKLDNVLHEFSTVEGVKEDVTEIILNLKGLVVSSEHDEPVTMYLRKSGAGDVTAADIAPPAGVEVHNPELKIATLSDKGRLEMELVVERGRGYVSAVQNKGADNEIGRIPVDSIYSPVLKVTYKVEATRVEQRTDFDKLIIDVETKPSIHPRDALASAGKTLVELFGLARELNVEAEGIDIGPSPVDEQLAADLALPVEDLQLTVRSYNCLKREGIHTVGELISRSEQDLLDIRNFGAKSIDEVKAKLVEMGLSLKDSAPGFDPATALAAYGDDEDDAFVEDEQY; encoded by the coding sequence GTGCTCATCGCTCAGCGCCCGACCCTGGACGAGAACGCCGCCGGGGACTACCGGTCCCGGTTCGTCATCGAGCCCCTGGAGCCGGGCTTCGGCTACACGCTCGGCAACTCCCTGCGCCGCACGCTCCTGTCCTCGATCCCGGGCGCCGCGGTCACCAGCATCAAGCTCGACAACGTGCTCCACGAGTTCTCGACGGTCGAGGGCGTCAAGGAGGACGTCACCGAGATCATCCTGAACCTCAAGGGTCTCGTCGTCTCCTCCGAGCACGACGAGCCGGTCACCATGTACCTGCGCAAGTCGGGTGCCGGTGACGTCACCGCCGCGGACATCGCCCCGCCGGCCGGCGTCGAGGTCCACAACCCCGAGCTGAAGATCGCCACGCTGTCCGACAAGGGCCGCCTGGAGATGGAGCTCGTCGTCGAGCGTGGCCGTGGCTACGTCTCGGCCGTGCAGAACAAGGGTGCCGACAACGAGATCGGCCGCATCCCGGTCGACTCCATCTACAGCCCCGTGCTGAAGGTGACCTACAAGGTCGAGGCCACCCGTGTCGAGCAGCGCACCGACTTCGACAAGCTGATCATCGACGTCGAGACCAAGCCCTCGATCCACCCCCGCGACGCGCTCGCCTCGGCGGGCAAGACGCTGGTCGAGCTCTTCGGCCTCGCCCGCGAGCTCAACGTCGAGGCCGAGGGCATCGACATCGGCCCGTCGCCCGTCGACGAGCAGCTGGCCGCCGACCTGGCCCTGCCGGTCGAGGACCTGCAGCTCACGGTGCGGTCCTACAACTGCCTCAAGCGTGAGGGCATCCACACCGTGGGCGAGCTCATCTCGCGCTCGGAGCAGGACCTGCTCGACATCCGCAACTTCGGCGCGAAGTCGATCGACGAGGTGAAGGCCAAGCTCGTCGAGATGGGCCTCTCGCTCAAGGACAGCGCGCCCGGCTTCGACCCCGCCACGGCCCTCGCGGCCTACGGCGACGACGAGGACGACGCGTTCGTCGAGGACGAGCAGTACTGA
- a CDS encoding STAS domain-containing protein — protein sequence MTATSFSATSAPGSLVLSGDIDAADHRALNDLIEQASETFTQNLTVDLRAVTFLPSIIVGVLARATVLAKKNGAQVTLVAAEGSVPQRVLTVCKIPFQQVDA from the coding sequence GTGACCGCTACCTCCTTCTCCGCCACGTCGGCGCCGGGGAGCCTCGTCCTGTCGGGAGACATCGACGCTGCTGACCACCGCGCCCTCAACGACCTCATCGAGCAGGCCAGCGAGACGTTCACGCAGAACCTCACGGTGGACCTCCGCGCCGTGACGTTCCTGCCGAGCATCATCGTCGGCGTCCTCGCCCGCGCCACCGTGCTGGCGAAGAAGAACGGCGCGCAGGTGACGCTGGTCGCCGCCGAGGGCAGCGTGCCGCAGCGCGTGCTCACGGTCTGCAAGATCCCCTTCCAGCAGGTCGACGCCTGA
- a CDS encoding ATP-binding protein yields MTTSPLSSPPPGWHVVDVPHSDEAARRTCDVVRGALEALHLPTHVLNDAVIVAGELVINAVEHGSPGPGDQIELAWSVEPSHVVLRVTDGGAGPAITVQPVSDDGLRGRGLAMVAAICDDWSVTRATGTTVTARIAL; encoded by the coding sequence ATGACCACGAGCCCCCTCAGTTCCCCGCCGCCGGGCTGGCACGTCGTCGACGTGCCCCACTCCGACGAGGCCGCCCGGCGGACCTGCGACGTGGTCCGGGGGGCGCTCGAGGCGCTCCACCTCCCGACGCACGTGCTCAACGACGCGGTGATCGTCGCGGGCGAGCTCGTCATCAACGCCGTCGAGCACGGCTCCCCCGGACCCGGTGACCAGATCGAGCTGGCCTGGAGCGTGGAGCCGTCCCACGTGGTGCTGCGCGTGACCGACGGCGGCGCCGGGCCCGCCATCACCGTGCAGCCCGTCTCCGACGACGGCCTGCGCGGCCGCGGGCTCGCCATGGTCGCCGCCATCTGCGACGACTGGAGCGTCACCCGCGCCACGGGGACCACGGTCACGGCCAGGATCGCCCTGTGA
- the rpsM gene encoding 30S ribosomal protein S13, producing the protein MARLVGVDLPRDKRVEIALTYIYGIGRTSSQQILAATGVDPNARVHTLGDEELVKLRDEIEANYKFEGDLRREVQADIRRKIEIGSYQGRRHRMGLPVRGQRTKTNARTRKGPKRTVAGKKKAR; encoded by the coding sequence ATGGCACGCCTCGTTGGTGTTGACCTCCCGCGCGACAAGCGCGTCGAGATCGCACTCACCTACATCTACGGCATCGGCCGTACCAGCTCCCAGCAGATCCTCGCGGCGACCGGGGTCGACCCGAACGCCCGCGTGCACACGCTGGGTGACGAGGAGCTGGTGAAGCTCCGCGACGAGATCGAGGCCAACTACAAGTTCGAGGGTGACCTCCGACGCGAGGTCCAGGCCGACATCCGCCGCAAGATCGAGATCGGCAGCTACCAGGGTCGCCGCCACCGCATGGGCCTCCCGGTCCGCGGTCAGCGCACCAAGACCAACGCGCGCACCCGCAAGGGCCCGAAGCGCACGGTCGCCGGCAAGAAGAAGGCCCGCTGA